A window of Lodderomyces elongisporus chromosome 8, complete sequence genomic DNA:
GGCCAACAGTGAGCAATAGTAGTTTGAGCCAGTAGTACTAGAAATAATTATGATATCTGTGCTGGTGTAACGTTTCTCGGCTTACATCGGCTATTGGTGAGATGTTGCCAAAACACTGTTTAACcaacaattttgtttttttttttcattgttcTGGgatcaaaagagaaagaaagaaagtacACTCCATCAAAACGAGTGAGATTATATTTACTACTTTACAAAGTATGGAGTCACAAACTGTTGCTATGTGAAATCCTTCTTCTACGTGCATTGAGCTTAGTCCAAGGGCACGCACGAAGGATTTGACACCAAAGTTTCCTACTCTCAATTCCACTCATAAATAAGTTATGGTAAACACAATGGCTGGAAGCAATTTCCTTCGCCTTCATAttctttgttgtattttttttagttttttggttttaataTCTCCCTTTTCGTTTTGTTACCTCTTATTCTGTAAAGCAATTAAAGGCAACAATTACTGGCCATAGAATATGTTTAGTTCGACATACGATGAAAATGTCGGGCCTctatttcttgttcttaTATTCTCTCGAATCCTATTCCTCaattttagttttttgtCTTCCCGCTAAAGGATAACGATCTCCGTATCGTTTAATAAACACTCTTGAAGTAAACAGTGGTGGCAGCGGGTGGAGTTAGCTGAAACATAATGCTCGATGTGCATTGGTTTATGGGTGCTACCgatttcctctttttttgatttttatttttatttttctgtttctttttttttactcaaGTGGATGTGGAGACGTATAGAGGAGATAGCCGGGGATaaatcatttttcattcaaaCTGGGGAAGcacaaaaataataaaaaaaaaattaaattaaataaaaagaaaaagagaaaaaactttcttttttttgtaaccTTGCCAAATTGGAATGCGGGGTTGAATGTgaatttcttcatcttcttttcttttttcttttatttctgttTGTTTGGCATctacttttgaaaaagaaagggtgCACGTGATAATCGGCAAGAAATGGCGACAACAAACGCCAAATGAAACAACACAACACCACATATAAATTTACACAATATCCACTCGAGCGCGAGCCACTACTCGCTTCTTGGTCCAGACCCATGGGAAAAGAATATTATTTCATAATACAGAAGAGAGACCAAGAATAAAAAGGTCAAGgagaaaatgaaacaaatttgaaaggaaaaaaaaaaaaaaaaaaaaaaaaagaaacaaagaaacctAACTATACTATAATTATTATCCTATATAGTTTGAAGCTGTTTGCATTTAACAGCATCTAGTAATTTTGATCCTAATACTTTGtcaagatgaaaaaagagaaggaaaaaagaaaaaagaaaaaagaaaaaaagaaataggcTCAGTCTGCAAAACAACTCGGCTCTCTTATAGTTCTCCAATGATGGGTATTTTCCACTTCAATCCGTGCTTATCATAGTTGcatcttttttgcaaaccTCTCCTCTTTTTACTAGCCATGCtattttcttctgcttctgtttCTGCTCTTGATTTTACCTCTTGAACCTTATTTATGTttacttcttcatctttccGTACTTCATTCGTAGTGGATTCATCAGCCTGCTGTTGACCTTCACTAATAAGTCTATTAATACCATCAAATCCATTGAAGGACTTGCTCTCCTTTAGTTTCTCGTTCTGTTCACTCTCTTTCCAATCAAGGTCATAATCGCCAAACCTGTTGATAAACTGACGTTGTTGATAAATCGTACtaaatttgaaatatcGCCTCATATCTCGAGTTGAGTTATAATAGAAATCAGCATACCTctccaatttcttcaagTCATATCGGAATACGGGATGTTGGCCAGAACGTAGTGATGACACCGATGTAGACGAAGTTGAGCTTAAAGTTGAGCTCGAGTTTGAACTTGATCGAGGACCGGGGCTCGAAAACGACTTCGAACCTCTGTTCAACGGAGCTTGGTCATCAGTATACTCCTTTAAAAACGATTTATCATAGGACTTCCATATTTGATAAGGATCACCTTTTCCATAGGCATTTGGTGCACATTGAATGCTCATATTATCCGAACAACCGCCATTCTGCACATAGTTGATGGCCTTGTACAAATTCTTAAGCAATATATTAATAAATAGCTTATAATTGGTGTCATTCAAAGTGTAGTAAAGCAAATCATATTCATTATACAACAATGATGGCTGGCTAATGTCAATAAAGTAAATCCGAAACCCACTCTTTAAATAAAGGCCTATTTCCTCCATCTTGATTTCAACACGGcgcattttgtttttggatttggaatGTGCCCCCTTTTTCGGGGGAACTTCAAACAGACCGACTttgagaaaacaaaattgatttttGGGCAAAATGTCGTTAATATTTGTTGGTGGGTAAAATGAATTAATAACCACCTTGGAACTCTCCTTGTCGTCCTCGATCCTCGTTGCGTCATTATCGTCTTCGTCATTCAAATTGTACTTGACTTCAAATTTAGTGGTTCCCAATCCATGGCCATACTTCACAGCCAACCCAACATTGAGGTTATACGTTCCTGGAGAGAGCCACACGTATTTGGAATAGCTTAGCAAATAAGTGCGATTAATCTCGACATAATGGTTGTAGATGTAATTTGAAGGCTCGTCAATCTTGTAGTCAGAGTATTCTGCGAAAAGacgtttgtttttgaaaatggaaTAGATATACTTCCATGAATCCTTAACATATTGCACATTCAACGGATTCAATGCAATATTATCAACCTGATTACAACTtatctcttcttcctcttctgaatccatttcttcctctctctcGTCCTCATTCTCTCCCAACCCTCTAATGTGTTGATTCTCATCCAATGTATCAATCAAGTCTAGTCTCTTGGCTAtaatttttctattctcgTACCGAAACGCATCTAACGATTTGATATATGGTTTGAGCCAGGGTAGCACCCGTACAATGACCTCTAAAGTATCGTCGCCAAAAGTGTGTCTAATCTTGTGGTAAAACAAGTCATTGTATAAAATGTAAAAATGAGAATTGATGTATTTGAGATTAGAATGTGGGACCATATATAGGAGTTGCATTTGAATCTCCAACGGTAGattcatcaacatcttGGAGATATTGAGCTAGGGGTCTGCGTATGTGTCTCTTTAGATTTGTAATCTATGTAGTATAAAGATATGTTCCTATGCAATGCTGAATTTGCCCTTTAGTCTTTTGTTTAAAGAGTTtccttttaaaaaaaaaaaaaaaaaaagaaagaaagtaaTATTTTTTCTAAGTAGTGTTTGTTCTAAAAAGATATATGTGTATTTGTTTGCAGATCTATCGCCTCTAGCCTTGTATAGTTTGATAATCGCAACACCTTTGATTGTTTAAAattctttaaattttctAATCAAAAGTTTGGCTTTCACAGCGATGGAAGATACTGAATCAGACTATATaagttttttgttggtttgTCTGATGAAGATAATGGAAGGCTTGAGTAGCTGCTTAAAGAATGTATTGTAAAATTTCTGAGACAGCAATTGAACTATTTTATCAAatgtttattttcatttgttttttggtttggttttttgtttttttttttgcgctCGCCCACCCCCCCTCTCACTCCTCCCTCTTTCTCGTTCTTTCTTGCTCTCTtttgtgtgtatgtgttaTCGATCCCCACAAGTCTCGAATTTATCTTAGTATCTTAAATTACactatatttttattttaactTTGTTtaactttattttattttacttactttcaaaaattttacTTCCATGTCTTCACTTATCTTACTACCAGATCCAGAAAGTTTGAAGAGAATTATGCGagggtgtgtgtgtgtgtgtgtgtgtatgtgtgtgtatgtgtgttgtagaggaaaaagaataaattgaaaagtaaGAATAACGGGAATGTTGGTAGTGGTGCTGAAGATTGAAAATACGATAAAGTGAGTGGCGGGGAGTTCTTAAAGTTCCTGTTACCCGAAAActaagagaaaaaaaaaaatagggaTAATCCAAAAGGATGTGAACATTAAGATATACTAAAGTACTACACGCCCAGGTTTGCTCATAAAACATTTATTGTCTAATAGTCGAAGTGTTTGCAATATCATCATGCGACTCAAAATTGCGAGTTTCTTTCCCACTCCCGGCccaaattttaaaaaaaaaattgtttttttttttgatgttCTTTTCAAACCTTCTACATTtggttttaatttttaataaGATCCCGTGACCCGTATGATGTAATAGAAGATAggacaaaataaaaaaaaaaaataaataaaaagttgTCAGAGtttggaaagaaaatacaGAACAGAATAAGAGGTGATAAATCCGACGCAGCTACCGGAGTTAAAcattttttctattctttttttttttttcttgtttaatATATGATTTTGAATTAAAGGTCTTTCCTCctcattttttcttttcttttcttttctttttccttttttgttgttggagAGAAAGTGGGAAAGTATAGCGTTAACATTATAAACCTCACGTGAAGTTGCAGCAACCCCGTTGTTAATAAAAAGTagtattatatatataattttttttgtctttcgcttttttttttcgcaaCCAGTCATTTTTCACCTTACCCACAAAGTCTTTAAAAAGCTCACCAAATTCCACCGTTTGTCTGTTCCTTAATAATGTAAGaaggtgaagaagaaggaaaaaagggaaaaagagaaaaagagaaagaattgAATGGTAAGATTGATTTGCTTtgtctcctttttttctctttctttctttttctttttttgctaatttttaaatgaaaactttactttttttttttcaactaaAAATGAGTATTTTCTTACTACTTTACGCTGTTTATTTGGCTTAAGCATCATTGCTAAAGCTTGTACTTCCAAGTCAGGACCCTTTTTATTCCCCGCCTGTTGGTTTTGAAGAGGCTAAACCAGGAACCACTCTTCAAAGTCGTCCGACACCGCAAAAAATagtcaatttgtttttcaccTTTGAAGTAGCTAACTCGTGGCAGATCATGTATAGATCTACAGGTTCGTTTGGTAGTGCGACTGCAATAGTGATGACAGTAATGCAGCCCCATAATGCAGCCCCATAATGCCGACCCCAACAAGGTTTTGTCGTATCAGACTGCTGAGGATTCGGCGCATATAGACTGTAGTCCAAGCTatagttttcaatttggtGCACCACAAGGAACGATGATGACTCAATTGGATTTGAGGTTTATGGTTCCGGCATTAGCGCAGGGTATTTATGTGATTAGTGCTGACTatgaaggaaggaaggaagcaAGCTGGCGTTTGGCGCAGGTTTACTAATGGGGCATGCGGTGTTGGATGGTGTACGGTCAGTTTTACAATCAAAAGATGTTACCGGTATAAATAAAGATGCCAAGGTGGCACTCTGGGGTTATTCGGGTGGTGGATTAGCAACTGGGTGGGCAGTGAGTCTACAGCCTTTATATGCACCTGAATTAAAGAGCACACTTGTTGGATGTGCATTTGGTGGGTTGGTTGTGAACATTACAGCTACTGCAGAGTTGACGGATGGCACGCTTTTTGCTGGATTGATCCCACTAGCATTAACTGGTTTGGGTAAGGAATACATAGAGTTTCAGAAACGTATCCAAGCAAACATCGACTTTGATCACCACAACAATTTCGAAGTTAGTCTTAGAGACTGTTTAGTACCTGGTTTACTCGAGTTTCTATGGAAGCAGTTTTTTACTTCAGGCGGCAATAGAACTTTTACAAAAGGGTTTGCCTTGTTGGAAGACCCCATTATAAACAAAACTATCCAAGACAATTGTTTGATCAACTTGAATAAGACTAATATGCCCGAAATTCCCATATTCATGTACCATTCCAAATTTGACCAAGTTGCACCCTTCAATGGCGCATTGGCGTTATACAACAAATGGTGTCTGTGGGGGATTGAGTCGTTTGAGTTTGCACTGGACATCTTCAACGAGCATTTATCGGAACAAGCGTTGGGGGCAGCAGCGGCATGGACGTGGATACAAGCAAGACTCAACAATGATGATcatccaccaccaccaccaccaccaccagtgCAGGGCTGTGTACGAAAATTGCATTTTAACAATATAATGTATCCCAATATCAGTTCCAGCTTAAAGGATTATTTTTTGGGCTTTGACTATACTGTTTTGGACACACTTACAGGGAAGACGAAATGGAGCATATAGAGTATAAATGGGGATGAAGGGATAATTCTACTAAGCGGTTGCTTAGAGAGGCTCTAGATTTAGCTTTACTGATATTCTTGTcctcttttccctttccaaCTTGCTTGTGCTTGTATTGGTTCTTTTGATTACTAATACAGAGTGCAAATTTAGCAGAGACATGGCTCAACATATCACACAATGTGATTCTGTGTTTTAGATCGTTTCTTCTACTGCCTTCAATATGAAGATCGAAAAATCcaattttctttgatttccctttttttttttttttttttgcttttcatgCTCTTTGTCCCCTTCCATCCCCTTCTATCATTCAACACCCATCTTCTATTACCATAGCCGAGATTGATGTGCGTTGAGATACGTTTAcggccaaaaaaaagaatattcttgttttttttttttaatcttaaTTTTAGCGACTGCACCCTTTCTTACTTTCATTCTATTCTCTCTATCTACATGtgtattctttttaaaattgATTATTAAGGGGGTAACACTTCTTCTCGACATGGGTTTTGATTTAAGGCCAATTCTAGCTAGCAGGaaatctctctctctggaATGTTGTTATTACAAGAACCCGCTCAGTCATTTTGCACTTCTCTTGTTATCACAATTTGAtacttttttaaaaactaTAAACCACAAAAAActatttggagaatataTAAAGAGATATATCCTTTCCAATCACTATACATATCTCATTTGTATAGCCGTATCCTTCCGTACTTTTTCGCTTAGGTAGTTGAGGTTAACTCCTTACCTGTTGATCCTCAACTCCGTATCTGCAGATCCTTAACTCCTTATTTGCAGATCCTTCACTCCGTATCCGTATGATCTTCAACATggaaatcaacaaaatctATTTATATCGAATGGTTAAGTTTTTATCCTTATTATTGCGAACGACCTACAattggtttcttttctttttgttttcttttttcagaGCAATTGGATAATAACTT
This region includes:
- the LIP1_2 gene encoding sphingosine N-acyltransferase subunit lip1, with translation MQPHNADPNKVLSYQTAEDSAHIDCSPSYSFQFGAPQGTMMTQLDLRFMVPALAQGIYVISADYEGRKEASWRLAQVY